The following coding sequences are from one Prionailurus viverrinus isolate Anna chromosome D2, UM_Priviv_1.0, whole genome shotgun sequence window:
- the OPALIN gene encoding opalin → MSFSLNFTLTTNTTSSPVVTGAKEADCGPSLGLAAGIPSLVAAALLVALLFILIRRRSSSKESAEESERPCEISEIYDNPKIAENPRRSPTHEKNITGAEEAHIYVRTVAGSEEPMHDTYRPTVETERRRGLWWLMPRLSLE, encoded by the exons ACTTCCTCCCCAGTTGTTACAGGTGCGAAAGAAGCA GACTGTGGGCCTTCTCTTGGGTTAGCAGCCGGCATCCCGTCCCTGGTGGCCGCAGCCCTGCTGGTGGCTTTACTGTTTATACTGATTCGCCgaagaagcagcagcaaggaGTCCGCCGAG GAAAGTGAGAGGCCATGTGAAATTTCAGAAATCTATGACAATCCCAAGATTGCTGAG AATCCTAGGAGGTCACCCACACATGAGAAGAATATTACGGGAGCAGAAGAAGCCCACATATATGTGAGGACTGTAGCAGGAAGTGAGGAACCCATGCATGACACTTACCGTCCTACTGTTGAAACGGAGAGAAGACGGGGATTGTGGTGGCTTATGCCCAGACTGAGTCTGGAATGA